Within Triticum dicoccoides isolate Atlit2015 ecotype Zavitan chromosome 1B, WEW_v2.0, whole genome shotgun sequence, the genomic segment CATCTCGCCAGTTATTAGTTAAGTAGAGGCAATTACTAGTTTGAGACCTTTTTTGCTATTATATTAGGTGCGGAATAGATGAGAATGTACTCTGGCGAAATCGTGTACGTTAACGATAGGGTTTCCGATGAATCTTGTGATTAAAGGCGACGGAAAATTCTTTGTGTAAAATAGTTCTAGTCTAGTTCTACTTGGCCCCATAGAAATACAAGTGTATGGTGGGTTGCATTTATCCGCATCAGCGATTTGGAGGGATTAAGTTATTGGGGTTATTGGGGGGGGAATCCTTAGGCTAGATAGTGGAAAAGGCTCAGTGCAGGTTGTCTGGACATCACAGTTGGGACTCTCTTAATTGAGTACATGGTAAAACTATCAGCCACTCTCGGGGTTTGCTTGCGTGCCATTACTTGTCACTTGTCAGACGCACTGATGGTAACATAGTAGAATTTGCCGAGCTTAATTGGGCATTTCATGGGTAGTAAGGGACACATGAATTTTCAGCCATTTGAGGTAAAGACTGATCTACATTTTTCTCAGGTGGCAATACATCTGTAAATATTTGCGTAATATTTCTATCAGAACTAAATCCAGTTTTCTTTGTATTTTGGGAAAAGGTTCATTATATTATACTTTTCTACTTGTGTGTGACATAAGCTTTGAGGCTTTAAGCTGAGAGGATCCCTCTGTTTTTGGTCCAGGTTTGTGTTCGCTGAAATATGGAGATACAGACTTCAGGGAAGCCCATTGATATGCTGATGGAGAAGGTTCTCTGTATGAATATTCTTTCTTCTGATTACTTCAAGGAGCTCTACAGGATGAAGACCTATCATGAGGTCATTGACGAGATCTACAACCAAGTTGATCATGTGGAGCCTTGGATGACTGGCAATTGTAGGGGTCCTTCCACTGCATTTTGTCTCCTCTACAAGTTCTTCACAATGAAGCTTACTGTGAAACAGATGCATGGTTTGTTGAAGCATCCTGACTCGCCATACATTAGAGCTGTAAGTTTCTTTGACATAAGTTACTTTTGACAAATACACGCATCATGGCTGTTGTGTCTACTCTTTACATTTGTTTGTGATTAATGCGTGCACTAGGTTGTATGTCAAAGTTGTACGAAAACAAAGTGTTAGTATGTTTGCAGTGACAAACTGGTGTTATCAACCTATCCTAAGCAATCAACACTTCCATTTTTTTATGTTCACTTATTACATTTTGGTTATAACCACTAACAGTCATATGACTTGCTTTCTTGCATGGCCTTGTGTCTTGATTTTGGTCCTAGGACACGTGGATGAAcaaagtttgcaagcagtagtgtACCAGTCTGTGCATTGGATTTGTGAGCATTTTTTGTTTGTCTTCATTTATCATGTTAGATAATCAGCTGGCTTCTACTAAATAACCAATTGGTGTTTGTTTTTGCAGATAGGATTTTTGTATCTTCGATATGTTGCAGATCCAAAGATCCTATGGACATGGTATGAGCCCTACTTGAA encodes:
- the LOC119328645 gene encoding pre-mRNA splicing factor SR-like 1 isoform X2, which encodes MEIQTSGKPIDMLMEKVLCMNILSSDYFKELYRMKTYHEVIDEIYNQVDHVEPWMTGNCRGPSTAFCLLYKFFTMKLTVKQMHGLLKHPDSPYIRAIGFLYLRYVADPKILWTWYEPYLKDDEEFSPGSNGRMTTMGVYVRDLILGQKLCQLAGQIS